DNA from Rhodopirellula islandica:
CGGGACTGGCTACCGACGAAGCCTCGCTGGCAGCCACCCAGCAGGACGGGAGTGAACCCGGTGTTCTGAACAGCTTCGTCGTTGGCGAAGACGGCACCATTCGCGGCGTGTTCAGCAACGGTATTTCGAGAGACTTGGGGCAGTTGCAATTGGCTCGTTTTGCCAACCCCGCCGGTTTGGAAGCGCGGGGTCTGAACATGTACGCCGAGGGCGTCAACACCGGCTTGCCCGTCACCGGTCAGCCCGGCGAAAACGGCATCGGATCGGTCATCGGTGGTGCGTTGGAATTGTCCAACACGGACATCGGCAAGGACTTGGTCGAACTTGTTCTGGCCAGCACCCAGTACCGGGGAAACAGCCGAGTGATCACGACCACCCAGCAGCTCATCGACGAACTGCTCAACCTGCGACGATAGTGATTCAGAGCCAATCCTCTCGCTTGATTTGGCTGGCGCTGCCGGGATGCTTCTTGGTCGCGTTGGTTGGATTGTTGGTGCCGCTGCCGATCTCGGGTCGAATGGCTGGGTCGATCGGCAACATGGTGCACGCCCCGCTGTTCGCAGGGCTGACGATGTTGACGTTGGTGTTGCTGCAGTCGCTTCGGCCTCAGGTCGTTGGTTCCGCCCCATGGGCACGGCGTTTGGTCTTGGTCGCGGCAGCCTTGTTCGTGTCGGGTGTTTTGGTCGAGATGCTGCAAGGCATGATCGGACGATCCGCGACGCTTCACGATGCCATTGCCAACGGGCTGGGAATCCTAGCCGCGTCGGTCTGGTTCGTTGCCAGTGGTTTGACTTCGTTGATAGGGCGACGCTCGCTGCAGTTGCTTGGAATCATCTTCATCGGGCTGACATGGTGGGGTTCGATCAAGATCATTCGTGATTGCTGGAAGGTTGAATCGGACTTCCCTCGGATCGCGTCGTTCGAAACACCGCTTGAGATCACACGGTGGCATTTCGATCGCGGTCGGCGTGGTCGAACCCAGTCCAATGTGACCGACGGCGAATTCGCTCTGCGTTGGAAACCCAAGGATGCCCCGCATCCCGCGATGACGTTGTTGGAGGTGAGTTCCGATTGGTCCAACGTGGAAACGTTGGAACTGGACATCGTGCTGAACGCACCAGCGTCTGCCGGGCTCCCCGAGTCATTGGGGCCGGTGCCGACCGAGCTGGAGCCAACTGGGACTGAGCCAACCGATTCCGAATCATCCGATCCGGAACTCGAGTCGCCTGTCGTTCGAACGTGGGAAGTGATCCTCAAGGTCATCGACGAAGATCATCAGGATTACCATGAAGATGTCGCGAAACACTTTGTGACACTTCGCGCGGGTGAACCTCAACACGTGATTTTCCCTCGTCAATCCATGATCGACGGTCCTCAAGATCGCGAGCTGGATCTGTCACGAATCAAGATGGTCAGTCTGCTCATCTACCAGCCCGGCCCTGGGGTCGAGCTCGACGTGGACCACATTCACGCGACTCTGAAACGCCCTGCGGTCCAATCAGAACCATGAACCAGTTGCGAAACAGCGAGACGATTTGTCGGCCTCGTCTTGGTCGCCACCCCGCCGTTGATAGAAGGCTCGTTCCAATCTTTTGGAATTGAACTACGATACGTTTTCCCCCACATTTTCCTTTTGAACCCACTGCAAGCTCATGATCCGCACCGATGATCTTCGTATCGGCGCCATCAAAAACCTGATGTCACCCAGTGAACTGTTGTCGGAAATCCCGGCGAGCGACGAAATCTCACAAACCGTTGCTGACGGGCGTGCTGCCATCCAGAACGTGCTTCAAAAGAAGGACGATCGTCTATTGGTCGTCGTGGGACCCTGCTCGATTCACGACCCAGACTCTGCTCGCCAGTACGCTGAAAAGTTGGCCGTGGAGCAAAAAAGGTACGCCGACGATCTGCTGATCGTGATGCGGGTTTACTTCGAAAAACCACGCACCACGGTGGGTTGGAAAGGTCTGATCAACGACCCGAAACTGGACGACAGCTTCGAAATCAACCACGGCCTGCGAACCGCTCGGCGTCTGCTCAGCGACATCAATGCGATGGGATTGCCGACCGGAACCGAGTTCCTGGATCTGATCAGCCCTCAATACGTGGCCGATCTGGTCGGCTGGGGAGCCATCGGGGCTCGCACGACCGAAAGTCAGGGGCACCGCGAATTGGCGTCGGGGCTGTCTTGCCCGGTCGGCTTCAAAAACGGAACCAGCGGCAATGTGCAGATCGCGGTCGACGCAATCTGCTCGGCTCGGCGTCCTCACCACTTTTTGTCAGTCACCAAAGAGGGCACCTCGGCCATCTTCGCCACGACCGGTAACCCGGACTGCCACATCATTCTGCGTGGTGGAAAGCACACCAATTACGATGCCGCCAGCATCGACATGGCATCGGGCTTGCTCGAAAAAGCCGACCTGCCACCGCGAATCATGATCGACTGCAGCCACGCCAACAGTCGCAAAATCTTCGCGCGGCAGTCGTACGTTTGTCGCGACATTTGCGCTCAGGTGTCCGAGGGCGACGATCGCATCATGGGGGTGATGATCGAGAGCAACCTGCTCGAAGGCAATCAAAAACTCAGTGCGTCCCCGTTGGTTCAAGGGCTCAGCGTCACCGACGCTTGCATCGGTTGGGACACCACCGAGAAACTGTTTCGCGATCTCGGACAAGCAGTCGCGGCCCGTCGCCAAGTCGGCTGATCGAGCAGCAAACGCGGAGACATCGCCGTCTCGTGCGAAGCACGCTACGGCGATCCAAACACGGTCACTTGGGTGCCAGAATCCTTGGCCCCAACGATCTGGAAACGCAATCCGGCAGCTTCTGCCCGCTGCCGCATCAAGGTGATGCCCTGCGAAGTCTTTGAAACGGTCTCCGACTCGAAGCCTTCCCCGTCGTCTTGGATCGAAACCGCCCATCCGGTCGGGGCCGTTTCCCAAGCCACGATCAATTGGTTCGCTCGGGCGTGCCGAACCACGTTGCGAACCGCTTCGCAAACGATCCGGTAAACCGCGATTGCCTGCGTTTCGTCCCATGCCACGTCGGCACTCTCGTCCAATTGCTTCCACCGAACCGACAGTTCCTGGACGTCATCGCCGCGGAGCACCACGGATTCCAGAAATTCTTTGGCGGCCACCAAGGGGCCTGAAGACAGATCACGAGGCAGCGCCGCTCCGTTCATGATCTGGCGAGCGATTTCGCGGGCTTGATCGACCCACTGAACGGGTTTTTCGAGCGCCGTTTTCAGATCGGGATTCTGCCGCTGCAGCGATGCGAGCGCCCCCGCTGCAGCGAACAGGTAAGGCAGCAGCTCATCGTGCAGCTCACCAGCAATCGACTGGCGATCGGCCTCGACCAACCGCATCCACTGCGACTTCGAAACGTCGGGCCCTGACTCGGGCGGGTCCGTGGGCACACCCGGAGTGGAATCGCCGGCGGGCGTCATTTTTTGCCGCCGAACCAGCCCTTTTTGTCGAAGCTGGCCACGGCCACTTCTTGATCGCCTTGGATGTCGATCAGTTTGCCCAGGTTCACAATGCGGAAAACTTCCATCACCAACGGGGACACATTGCAAAACTTCAGAGCCACGCCCTGAGCTTTGCAGCTTTTGTTCAGCAGGATCAGTTTGTTGATCATCGCCGACGACATGAATGCCAAGCCGGAGAAATCGATCAACATTTTTTTGTGGATGGCTTGTGGCACGATCTCTTGCATTTCGCGGCCCACAACCTCAATCCGTTGTGCATCGCGAAGGGCATTGTCGGTGAATCCAACGATCAATACTTCACCCTGCATTTGCTCGGTGATGGCTGACATGTGAGTTTGCTCAGGACGGCAGGAGGAAATACAGAAAACGTTGGATGACCGATGCCACCCATCCGGTGTCCAGACCACCGCCAATGACTGCCAACAGGCGTTTCATCCGGGGCTGGTTCATGGCTGCAAGTTTAGCGGGCCGGGGGGATCGAGACAATTCGACCTTCACTTGGGACCCCGTGTTTCACTATGACCGAACTGGGCAGGATCGCATCCGTCGCTCGCAAATTTTCTGCCCGCTTTTTTCCCCACAATTCAGGTGTCCTCGTGGCGACCGCCTCCTCTCGCTCTGACGATGACGCTCGCCGCGCCGCTTCGTTGCGACGTGTCGCGATCGTTCTCAAAAATTTACCCCGACCAATTGCCGCGAAATTACTGGGCGAATTGCCCGTTGAATCGCAGCAACGCCTGCAATACGAACTCGCCTCCCTCGACGAGGTTGACCCGCTGGAACACAAACGAGCCCTGGAATCATTCACCGGTTCCATTCGACAGACTCGATCCGACGCTGCCCGCCACGGCCAACCGAGCGGCTCCATGGATGAAATCATGTTCAGCCGAACCGCGTCGGAGCGGGGCACGCAGACGCCTTCCCCCCGCTCGACGATGGATTCCAATCCGGCCGGAGTCCCCGTGTCCGCTGATTTCGGATCCACCAAGCAATCGTTTGGATTCCTGGATTCACTGACCAACGACGATGTCCGTGGGCTTCTGCAGAGCGAACATCCGCAAACGATCGCGGTTGTGATGGCATCGATCGATCCCCGAAAAGCCGCGGCCATCCTGCCGCAATTCCCTCCGAATCAGCGGCAAGACATCCTCAGCCGAATCGGCCGGTTGCAAGAATTTCCCGATTCGATGATCGAAGATCTGGTCAGCACCTTTCGCACCAAAGCGGAAGCCTTGATCGCTCGATCGCAAGCCAATCCATTGCAGGATCTGATCAACGCTTACGCTCCCACCGAGGGCTGGGACCCGGCGCAAGCAGCACGCCACGTGCCCGCGGAAGCCGCCGCCGTGTCGCCTCGTTTGAAAGCCATCCTGTCTGAAATGACGCCGACGTACGGTCACGCCTCGCCCAGCACGGAAACCCACTCGGTTCCAGCGACGCATGCCACCGCGCCCGGTCATCCTGCCAGCACGCCAATCGGTGCCGCAGCAGAAATTCAAGAACCATCAGTTGGCGGCGCACCACCGCTGCGAGTGCATGTGCCGGCGAACGCCACCGCGGAAGCTCCCCACGCCTCCCCGCGATCAGATTCCACCTCCTCGCCGGCATCCTCCGGTTTGGCCACGGACGAAATTCATCAACAACTCGTGAAAATGAAACCGCGTTTGCTTTGCGAAGCTCTGGGACGTGTCCCCACCCGCATCGCCATGCTGTGCTTGTGCGGGCTGCCTAACAAGACCGCCGACTCCGCCATCAGCGTGCTTCCGCGGCAACAAGCCAACCAGGTTCGTGCCCAGTTGGCCAATGTGGGATCGATGGAACTGCGTGAAATTGACGAGGCCAAAGAAGCGGTCTTGGTTGCTGCTTTGGCTGATTCCTCCACCACTGCGATGGCGGCATGACCATGGCATCGATTCTCAAACACAACGCCGCGCCCAACGCCGCCCCCACAAGCAATGCGGATGGCACGCCCGTCGCGCCCCCTGACCGATCGAAGTTTGGCCCCGCTGACTTTCCGCCCGCGAGTCGCCCCGGCATTTCCACGCGAGTCCCTGCTGATCAAGTCGATCAAGCTCGATCCAACGCAGCAGGTGCGACCGGCGACGTCGTCGGCAAACAACCGGGTGGTGTGTCCGGTTTGGCTGGCTTCAATCTCAATGACCTGGCTGAAAAAGGACGCGAAGAATTGCGTCAGGCTCGCGAACAAGCCGCTCAGTTGCTCGCCGAAGCGGAATCCCAAGCCGCCGAAATGAAGCAGGCGGCGGAAGCTCGCGGCTACGAAGAAGGCGTGAAAAAGGCCTCGCAAGACATCGAACAGAAAATCACGCAGTTGGCCGAAGCCAAAACCAAATCGCAACTGCAAGCGTTGCAAAACGCCAGCACAAAGATGCACGCGCAGTACGACCAATGGATGCAGCAATACGCCGAGGTGCTGACCGAAACTGCGATCGCAGCGACCGAACGAATGGTGCGCGCCAACCTGAACGAGGCCCCCGTGCCGGCATCGCTTGCCGAAGCCGGTTACGCCGACAGTCCTCACCAACAACACCTTCTGGTGCGTTGGGCCAGCGAAGCGCTGCACAGCACTCGGTCCGCTGGACGTTTGGTCCTGGCCGTTCATCCCGACATGCTGGCGGAGTTGGGGCAACGTTTCGATGAACTTTTGGCAAGCCCTGATTTGCCGGAACAGTCCTGTGTGATCCCCGATGAAACACTTTCCGTGGGCGAAGTGGTCGTGCGACAAGAAGGCGGCGAGATCCGTGCCGGGCTGCAATCCCAGTTGGAACGGTTGCGTGAGGAAATGCTATGAACCTGCCCGCCGTTCCACAGCTGCACCCGCCACGCTTGCCCGATCCCGAAACCATTCGCCAATCACTTGGCTCCCTGGTCCTGTCACAAATTCGCGGCCGTGTCGCATCGGTGACGGGCGATGCGGTGACGGTGCAAGGCAT
Protein-coding regions in this window:
- a CDS encoding VanZ family protein, which translates into the protein MVHAPLFAGLTMLTLVLLQSLRPQVVGSAPWARRLVLVAAALFVSGVLVEMLQGMIGRSATLHDAIANGLGILAASVWFVASGLTSLIGRRSLQLLGIIFIGLTWWGSIKIIRDCWKVESDFPRIASFETPLEITRWHFDRGRRGRTQSNVTDGEFALRWKPKDAPHPAMTLLEVSSDWSNVETLELDIVLNAPASAGLPESLGPVPTELEPTGTEPTDSESSDPELESPVVRTWEVILKVIDEDHQDYHEDVAKHFVTLRAGEPQHVIFPRQSMIDGPQDRELDLSRIKMVSLLIYQPGPGVELDVDHIHATLKRPAVQSEP
- a CDS encoding 3-deoxy-7-phosphoheptulonate synthase, yielding MIRTDDLRIGAIKNLMSPSELLSEIPASDEISQTVADGRAAIQNVLQKKDDRLLVVVGPCSIHDPDSARQYAEKLAVEQKRYADDLLIVMRVYFEKPRTTVGWKGLINDPKLDDSFEINHGLRTARRLLSDINAMGLPTGTEFLDLISPQYVADLVGWGAIGARTTESQGHRELASGLSCPVGFKNGTSGNVQIAVDAICSARRPHHFLSVTKEGTSAIFATTGNPDCHIILRGGKHTNYDAASIDMASGLLEKADLPPRIMIDCSHANSRKIFARQSYVCRDICAQVSEGDDRIMGVMIESNLLEGNQKLSASPLVQGLSVTDACIGWDTTEKLFRDLGQAVAARRQVG
- a CDS encoding sensor histidine kinase, encoding MTPAGDSTPGVPTDPPESGPDVSKSQWMRLVEADRQSIAGELHDELLPYLFAAAGALASLQRQNPDLKTALEKPVQWVDQAREIARQIMNGAALPRDLSSGPLVAAKEFLESVVLRGDDVQELSVRWKQLDESADVAWDETQAIAVYRIVCEAVRNVVRHARANQLIVAWETAPTGWAVSIQDDGEGFESETVSKTSQGITLMRQRAEAAGLRFQIVGAKDSGTQVTVFGSP
- a CDS encoding STAS domain-containing protein, encoding MSAITEQMQGEVLIVGFTDNALRDAQRIEVVGREMQEIVPQAIHKKMLIDFSGLAFMSSAMINKLILLNKSCKAQGVALKFCNVSPLVMEVFRIVNLGKLIDIQGDQEVAVASFDKKGWFGGKK
- a CDS encoding flagellar motor switch protein FliG; this translates as MATASSRSDDDARRAASLRRVAIVLKNLPRPIAAKLLGELPVESQQRLQYELASLDEVDPLEHKRALESFTGSIRQTRSDAARHGQPSGSMDEIMFSRTASERGTQTPSPRSTMDSNPAGVPVSADFGSTKQSFGFLDSLTNDDVRGLLQSEHPQTIAVVMASIDPRKAAAILPQFPPNQRQDILSRIGRLQEFPDSMIEDLVSTFRTKAEALIARSQANPLQDLINAYAPTEGWDPAQAARHVPAEAAAVSPRLKAILSEMTPTYGHASPSTETHSVPATHATAPGHPASTPIGAAAEIQEPSVGGAPPLRVHVPANATAEAPHASPRSDSTSSPASSGLATDEIHQQLVKMKPRLLCEALGRVPTRIAMLCLCGLPNKTADSAISVLPRQQANQVRAQLANVGSMELREIDEAKEAVLVAALADSSTTAMAA
- a CDS encoding FliH/SctL family protein; this translates as MASILKHNAAPNAAPTSNADGTPVAPPDRSKFGPADFPPASRPGISTRVPADQVDQARSNAAGATGDVVGKQPGGVSGLAGFNLNDLAEKGREELRQAREQAAQLLAEAESQAAEMKQAAEARGYEEGVKKASQDIEQKITQLAEAKTKSQLQALQNASTKMHAQYDQWMQQYAEVLTETAIAATERMVRANLNEAPVPASLAEAGYADSPHQQHLLVRWASEALHSTRSAGRLVLAVHPDMLAELGQRFDELLASPDLPEQSCVIPDETLSVGEVVVRQEGGEIRAGLQSQLERLREEML